A portion of the Actomonas aquatica genome contains these proteins:
- a CDS encoding sugar transferase, with protein sequence MAHKRSYPRTQNLLLLTLFLGDLAFAYFGLTLGYLLRVKSPLRTLGIEPSSVSFELYQPLIWLGTIFILLVMGYQGLYDARLLLRPHRALSNIMRGIFFWVVAFLGFSLVFRMEPAISRYFVLISSVTTFAVLVGWRFTLYYALSNSEIRRRLTQRVVIIGWSAEAERLVEAIDRDSNHPYEVVGVIAVDEKTANNPRQLLGERLLGEIDQLESLLQHHEVDIAVLADLDLPKHRVVGLMALCERLYVSLKIVPSFFQVFVSNLRMQTISGVPILGVEELPIAKFYNQLIKRSVDLIGGIVGLLGSLPVILVLTLIIRRESPGPVIYRQTRTGLHGRPFTIYKLRSMRLDAEKDGAQWAQAGDPRRLRIGAFMREWNLDELPQFWNVLKGDMSLVGPRPERPELIKQFEREIPHYNPRHEVRPGVTGWAQVNGLRGNTSLVDRIRYDLYYIENWSIWFDVQIMLLTFFKRDNAY encoded by the coding sequence ATGGCTCACAAGCGCAGCTATCCTCGCACTCAGAACCTCTTATTGCTGACCCTCTTCCTCGGCGATCTGGCTTTTGCCTACTTCGGTCTCACCCTGGGGTACCTGTTGCGGGTTAAGTCTCCGCTGCGGACCTTGGGCATTGAACCGAGCTCCGTCAGTTTTGAGCTCTACCAACCCCTCATTTGGCTTGGCACCATCTTCATCCTCCTGGTGATGGGCTACCAAGGCCTCTACGACGCCCGGCTCCTGCTGCGCCCGCATCGGGCCCTCAGCAACATCATGCGCGGCATCTTTTTCTGGGTCGTCGCGTTCCTCGGTTTTTCGCTGGTCTTCCGGATGGAGCCCGCCATCTCCCGCTACTTTGTACTCATCAGTTCGGTCACCACCTTCGCCGTCTTGGTCGGGTGGCGCTTTACACTCTATTACGCCCTGTCCAATTCCGAGATTCGTCGCCGCCTCACTCAGCGCGTGGTGATCATCGGTTGGAGTGCCGAAGCCGAACGATTGGTGGAAGCCATCGACCGCGATTCCAATCACCCCTACGAAGTGGTGGGGGTGATCGCCGTCGACGAGAAGACCGCTAACAATCCCCGTCAACTTCTAGGCGAACGCCTGCTTGGCGAAATCGATCAACTTGAATCCCTGCTGCAGCACCACGAAGTGGACATCGCTGTGCTGGCCGACCTCGATCTCCCCAAGCATCGCGTCGTTGGCCTCATGGCGTTGTGTGAGCGCCTCTACGTCAGCCTCAAGATTGTCCCCAGCTTCTTTCAGGTATTTGTCTCCAATCTGCGCATGCAGACGATCTCCGGTGTGCCCATACTCGGCGTGGAGGAACTGCCCATCGCCAAATTCTACAATCAACTAATAAAGCGCAGCGTAGATCTTATCGGCGGTATCGTAGGGCTCTTGGGTTCCCTGCCCGTCATCCTCGTACTGACACTCATCATTCGCCGGGAATCCCCCGGACCCGTAATTTACCGCCAAACCCGCACGGGTCTGCACGGCCGACCCTTCACCATCTACAAACTCCGCTCCATGCGACTGGATGCGGAAAAAGACGGAGCGCAATGGGCGCAGGCCGGAGATCCCCGCCGACTCCGCATAGGTGCCTTTATGCGGGAATGGAACCTGGATGAACTGCCCCAGTTCTGGAACGTGCTCAAAGGGGATATGAGCCTCGTCGGCCCGCGACCCGAGCGACCTGAACTCATCAAACAATTCGAGCGGGAAATTCCGCACTACAACCCCAGACACGAAGTACGCCCAGGCGTAACCGGTTGGGCGCAAGTGAACGGACTGCGCGGCAACACCTCCCTGGTGGACCGCATCCGCTATGATCTGTACTACATTGAGAACTGGAGCATCTGGTTCGACGTCCAGATCATGCTGCTAACGTTCTTCAAGCGCGACAACGCCTACTAA
- a CDS encoding glycosyltransferase, whose product MKVSLAHHWLNGYRGGEKVLKEFSLMFPGARIYTLFEDRSRWEPWMHGHEVISSVLNFLPNVGTYYRKLLPIFPVAVRLLRVSGDAEILISSDASLIKGVRVSSSVVHICYCHSPPRYLWDQQDEYVSKSTELGVFGRVAFRLLVPFLRSFDKWSASQVNYFIANSDFVASRIARCYKRESVVIHPPVEITDFRFRDDKEDFYLVVSELVPYKRIDLAVDAFSASGRRLLVVGDGPERKSLQNRAGNSIEFLGRVSYENLIDIYSRAKAFIFPGIEDFGITPLESMASGTPVIALGKGGVLETVVENETGLFFHESSVVSLNSEIEKFESGLHGISSVKCRRRSEQFAPERFRSLIAKQISTWCAKSSAGSV is encoded by the coding sequence ATGAAAGTCTCACTAGCTCATCATTGGCTTAATGGTTACCGGGGGGGCGAAAAGGTCCTTAAGGAGTTTTCGCTCATGTTTCCAGGGGCCAGAATTTATACATTGTTTGAAGATCGTTCCCGTTGGGAGCCTTGGATGCATGGTCATGAGGTCATATCTTCCGTTCTGAACTTTCTACCGAACGTGGGGACCTACTACAGAAAATTACTTCCGATTTTTCCGGTTGCCGTTAGATTATTGCGCGTGAGCGGAGATGCTGAAATATTAATTAGTTCTGACGCATCATTAATTAAAGGAGTTCGGGTGAGCTCGTCGGTTGTCCATATTTGTTATTGTCATTCTCCTCCTCGGTATTTGTGGGACCAACAAGATGAATATGTCAGTAAATCAACTGAATTAGGTGTGTTTGGTAGAGTTGCTTTCCGTCTGCTCGTCCCCTTTCTCAGGAGTTTCGATAAGTGGTCTGCGTCGCAGGTTAATTATTTTATTGCAAATTCAGATTTTGTTGCCAGCCGAATTGCTCGATGTTACAAGCGGGAGTCGGTAGTCATTCATCCACCGGTTGAGATCACAGACTTTAGATTCAGAGATGATAAGGAAGATTTTTATTTGGTGGTGTCGGAGTTGGTTCCTTATAAACGAATTGATCTCGCCGTTGATGCGTTTTCGGCTTCCGGGCGTAGGTTACTCGTCGTAGGTGATGGTCCCGAGAGAAAATCACTCCAAAATCGAGCCGGTAATTCAATAGAGTTTCTTGGAAGAGTAAGTTATGAAAATTTGATAGATATCTATTCCAGGGCGAAAGCCTTCATATTTCCGGGAATAGAGGATTTTGGAATAACTCCGTTAGAATCGATGGCCTCTGGGACTCCGGTAATTGCTCTTGGGAAAGGTGGAGTTTTGGAGACTGTTGTCGAAAATGAAACGGGTTTGTTTTTTCATGAATCAAGTGTTGTAAGTCTCAATTCGGAAATTGAGAAGTTCGAATCGGGTCTTCACGGTATATCATCGGTAAAATGTCGTCGAAGATCAGAGCAGTTTGCTCCGGAAAGGTTCAGAAGTTTAATTGCTAAACAGATTTCCACTTGGTGTGCGAAATCGTCTGCAGGCAGTGTATAA
- a CDS encoding sulfotransferase domain-containing protein translates to MNVPNFVFIGPDKAGSSWMYELLARNPQCYIPISKDLYFFDRYYSRGKEWYYGKFKGASSHHKAVGELSHDYLFDTNAAGRILECLGSSVKVFCCLRNPIERTFSHYLYLRRKGLVSESLQEAVAGRWGQLVENSMYGEHLPRYVNTFPSENFRIFLFDDLVGNSAYFAEELQRYLGLQNCGYIPGVTRGAATARNQLLSRFVTHTANKVRDWGMDEIVGILKRGPLQRILYREYGASGKPKLNNEDRSWLRGLFMNDYTKYRALLPRPVDHWFDQE, encoded by the coding sequence GTGAATGTCCCGAATTTTGTTTTTATTGGCCCTGATAAGGCTGGATCATCATGGATGTATGAACTTCTAGCGCGAAATCCTCAGTGTTACATTCCTATATCCAAGGATTTGTATTTTTTTGACCGCTATTATTCGCGCGGCAAGGAATGGTATTATGGGAAGTTTAAAGGGGCTAGTTCACATCATAAAGCCGTAGGTGAGTTGTCACACGATTACTTATTTGACACTAATGCCGCTGGTCGAATTCTCGAATGCCTAGGATCCAGTGTAAAGGTATTCTGTTGTTTGCGAAATCCTATTGAGCGCACTTTCTCGCATTATCTCTATTTACGTCGAAAAGGGCTTGTTAGTGAATCTCTACAGGAGGCGGTTGCAGGAAGGTGGGGGCAATTGGTTGAAAATAGTATGTATGGAGAGCATCTACCGCGATATGTGAATACCTTTCCGTCAGAGAATTTTAGAATATTTTTATTCGATGACCTTGTCGGTAACTCGGCTTATTTCGCAGAAGAGTTGCAAAGGTATCTTGGTTTGCAGAATTGTGGGTATATACCTGGGGTAACAAGGGGAGCGGCAACAGCCCGGAATCAATTGTTGTCAAGATTTGTAACACATACGGCAAATAAAGTACGCGATTGGGGAATGGATGAAATAGTTGGGATTTTGAAACGCGGCCCTCTGCAGCGAATTCTTTACCGTGAGTATGGAGCAAGCGGGAAGCCGAAGTTGAATAATGAAGATAGGTCGTGGTTACGAGGACTTTTTATGAACGATTACACTAAGTATAGAGCGTTGTTACCACGTCCAGTGGATCATTGGTTTGATCAAGAATAG
- a CDS encoding glycosyltransferase, whose amino-acid sequence MNNPNDLGCVFLSRKTYGGHEKMAVKYVRGLVSRYRKVVCYVSPYNSVLLDDLYAIKGVEVNLIACSSGLGRYQGLSFPVELAYLLWKFFRGKRIFSHDKTLVIAGGLEQAVSITTLGRILRAQFIVYTPFLALPHHHRLFLGYIRSVGVRLLVGGVKNIVSLPNQEKSLPLWGWVPETGNYVENFFDSDEFGIESTSTIQVDYECFNVVVPGRIDFRQKGQDRLISIIKRLGEVSRANMVFHFIGDGRDRDRLEVLCNRSRIGKHVVFHGFVKLDMKTWKKFDCVLLPSRIEASQLVLLEAIRAERIVLSTNVGIAGKLLPADNLIDFDQPQDVVNKIASYADSDMGFHVDRSVLNEFFRLTAVDEFCSAIERL is encoded by the coding sequence ATGAATAATCCGAACGATCTAGGCTGCGTTTTTCTAAGTAGAAAGACCTATGGCGGACATGAAAAAATGGCGGTAAAGTATGTACGTGGTTTAGTTTCGCGTTATCGTAAGGTGGTTTGCTATGTATCTCCGTATAATTCAGTTCTGTTGGATGATCTTTATGCAATAAAAGGTGTGGAGGTGAATTTAATTGCCTGTTCTTCGGGTCTAGGGCGATATCAAGGATTATCGTTTCCCGTGGAGCTCGCGTATCTTTTGTGGAAGTTCTTTAGAGGAAAAAGAATATTTTCGCATGATAAGACTTTGGTAATTGCGGGGGGGCTGGAGCAGGCTGTGTCAATTACGACTTTAGGAAGGATCTTACGTGCGCAATTTATAGTATATACCCCCTTCTTGGCGCTACCCCATCATCACCGCTTGTTTCTTGGATATATTCGGAGTGTTGGTGTTCGCCTGTTGGTAGGGGGAGTGAAGAATATAGTTAGTCTGCCTAATCAGGAGAAATCATTGCCACTATGGGGCTGGGTTCCTGAAACCGGGAATTATGTAGAAAACTTTTTTGATTCGGACGAATTCGGCATAGAATCGACGAGTACTATTCAAGTCGATTACGAGTGTTTTAATGTAGTTGTGCCCGGTCGAATCGATTTTCGTCAGAAGGGACAGGATCGCTTGATTAGTATAATTAAAAGACTTGGAGAAGTTTCTAGGGCAAATATGGTGTTTCACTTCATTGGCGATGGGCGAGATAGAGACCGACTGGAGGTGCTATGCAATAGATCGCGGATCGGTAAGCACGTCGTTTTTCATGGATTCGTGAAGTTGGATATGAAAACCTGGAAAAAGTTTGATTGTGTTTTACTGCCATCCAGAATTGAGGCATCGCAGCTAGTACTTTTAGAGGCTATTCGTGCGGAACGAATTGTTTTATCAACTAATGTAGGAATTGCAGGTAAACTTTTGCCGGCCGACAATTTGATCGATTTCGATCAGCCGCAGGATGTTGTAAATAAAATTGCTAGCTATGCGGATAGCGATATGGGATTTCATGTAGACAGGTCAGTACTGAACGAGTTCTTCCGATTAACCGCAGTGGATGAGTTTTGTTCAGCAATAGAAAGGCTTTAA
- a CDS encoding glycosyltransferase family 4 protein, with protein sequence MGMKKVLIFTNFPAPYRIPFFNALSDFVCLYVAFYKETLAGRKWSQNREDWKFNEVPVLRKGSRFARPMVEMPLDCIVSLDNGLDNFYGNLWLRHHAQRNGVPFVGWVGHNVVGIRKSSVLLRLFREFWFRLFYKSVSKYLCYSNDSRNFVLAYRPGARTFVGGQVFPRNLINGGGDIPFRTYRGDERCIVISYIGALNSRKGVMDLIDVFSEINTPSIILQIAGEGELAPSVEAASEVDRRINYISYVDGRRKHDFFMCTDILVVPSYEEPWGHVVTEALAYGIPIISSSAVGARQTLTSGDKVFPVGHVGALKSALIRQIEEFPENNVSYLDDRRKNAKTDASNEALQVVKFLFETNE encoded by the coding sequence ATGGGTATGAAAAAGGTTTTGATATTCACTAATTTTCCTGCGCCTTATCGTATACCATTTTTCAATGCGTTATCCGACTTCGTTTGCCTTTATGTTGCGTTTTATAAAGAGACCTTGGCAGGGAGAAAATGGTCCCAAAACCGAGAGGACTGGAAGTTTAACGAGGTGCCGGTTTTACGTAAAGGTAGTAGATTTGCGCGACCCATGGTTGAGATGCCGCTAGACTGTATAGTGTCACTCGATAACGGCTTGGATAACTTTTATGGAAACTTATGGTTGAGGCACCATGCTCAAAGAAATGGAGTCCCATTTGTGGGGTGGGTCGGTCACAATGTGGTCGGTATTCGAAAGAGCAGTGTCCTTCTGAGACTTTTTCGAGAATTTTGGTTCCGATTATTCTACAAGTCTGTATCCAAATACTTATGCTATTCTAACGATTCACGAAACTTTGTTTTAGCTTATCGGCCTGGTGCACGTACGTTTGTTGGAGGGCAAGTTTTTCCAAGGAATTTAATTAATGGGGGGGGGGATATACCGTTCCGAACATACAGGGGCGATGAGCGTTGTATTGTGATATCTTATATAGGGGCGCTTAATTCGAGAAAAGGAGTAATGGATCTGATTGATGTCTTTTCAGAAATAAATACACCTAGCATAATATTGCAAATAGCCGGAGAGGGGGAGTTGGCTCCCTCAGTTGAAGCAGCGTCGGAAGTGGACCGTAGAATTAACTATATCTCATATGTTGATGGGCGAAGGAAACATGATTTTTTTATGTGCACCGATATATTGGTCGTTCCTTCATATGAGGAGCCATGGGGTCATGTGGTTACGGAGGCGCTAGCCTACGGAATTCCTATTATTTCTTCATCGGCTGTTGGCGCACGTCAAACTTTGACTTCTGGTGATAAAGTATTCCCGGTGGGCCATGTTGGCGCTTTAAAAAGTGCCTTAATCAGGCAAATTGAGGAGTTTCCTGAAAACAATGTAAGTTATTTGGACGATCGCCGGAAAAATGCTAAGACGGATGCGTCTAACGAGGCATTGCAGGTCGTAAAATTCTTATTTGAAACAAATGAATAA
- a CDS encoding FAD-binding protein translates to MKIERENLSEYTTIKIGGVASLWKPDSIDEFKNGYEKIQREGMSFRVLGNGSNIIASGNGISDLVVFMGGVSNLIENLGGGYVKVGASVRLQKLIRYLAKSGLGGISDLFSVPATVGGAILMNAGCGSVRGFTDFVETVIVHDGVKLHELSRSDLEAAYRFTKLQHLGNCIVLGAVLRLRECEKATVDSEIRHRLSVVAKRPYQYPNCGSLFKYSNRWVMKLFDGYKSGGLYFKNGTLCNRGGAEFDDAIKFIERIKRIHKVFGLRCKEEVKIWR, encoded by the coding sequence ATGAAGATAGAACGCGAAAATTTGAGCGAATATACAACTATTAAGATAGGCGGAGTTGCTTCCCTTTGGAAACCAGATTCAATTGACGAGTTTAAAAATGGTTATGAGAAAATTCAACGGGAGGGGATGAGTTTTCGTGTACTCGGCAATGGTTCAAACATAATTGCGTCTGGAAACGGCATTTCAGATCTAGTTGTATTTATGGGAGGGGTATCAAATCTTATCGAGAATTTAGGGGGAGGCTATGTGAAAGTGGGGGCGTCAGTGCGTCTTCAAAAGTTGATTAGGTATTTAGCTAAAAGCGGACTTGGTGGGATTTCAGATCTATTCTCTGTACCGGCTACAGTTGGCGGAGCCATATTAATGAATGCAGGTTGTGGTAGTGTGCGGGGATTTACCGATTTTGTTGAAACTGTAATTGTTCATGATGGTGTGAAGCTGCATGAGTTGAGCAGAAGTGACTTGGAAGCGGCTTATCGCTTTACTAAATTACAACATCTTGGGAATTGTATAGTTCTAGGTGCGGTACTGCGCTTGCGGGAATGCGAGAAGGCAACCGTTGATAGTGAAATTCGTCATAGGCTTTCAGTAGTTGCCAAGCGTCCATATCAATATCCGAATTGCGGGTCATTATTTAAATATTCTAATCGTTGGGTAATGAAGTTATTTGATGGGTATAAATCCGGTGGGTTGTATTTCAAAAATGGGACGCTATGCAATCGAGGGGGGGCGGAGTTTGATGATGCAATTAAATTTATAGAACGCATAAAGAGAATACATAAAGTTTTCGGTTTGCGTTGCAAAGAAGAGGTTAAGATTTGGCGTTAG
- a CDS encoding polysaccharide pyruvyl transferase family protein yields MKTVGLLTYFNNIGRGAVLQAYSLYSELKMLESEGLGVRLPNICTVAQECNMLKKRLMNVRRRGNITDYFRMKGAQGALFDFDGPRFRSDDYTRSINYLNSKNYDWVCVGSDEVWKVHGSSVSPFSTLRETSRPFPNVYMADERLSARKISYAASANGAIYSKLSDVKLEFIERALRQFEMIGVRDRHTLEQLRFVGIKDNVHLVPDPTILHDFNVYGDESVRRKLHSMMGNGGKRKVVSISTASNELNRQLYEKFHGMGWVVVTMTANRHCDYDLRTIFSPLEWAVAFRLFDLVITKSFHELIFGLKAKVPAYVIDVGRVYVETESKTKFLLEQLGLAERYRNLGTSSMEETVNSIDPVGSMDMSRIAEGMENLALEGRRFIEKWRKML; encoded by the coding sequence ATGAAAACTGTCGGTCTACTTACTTATTTTAATAATATCGGGAGGGGAGCTGTATTGCAGGCGTATTCGCTCTATTCAGAGCTCAAAATGCTTGAGTCAGAAGGCTTGGGTGTTCGACTCCCTAATATCTGTACGGTTGCGCAGGAATGCAATATGCTCAAAAAGCGGCTTATGAATGTAAGAAGACGCGGGAATATTACGGATTATTTTCGTATGAAAGGCGCCCAGGGGGCGTTGTTTGACTTTGATGGTCCTAGGTTTAGATCCGATGACTACACGAGATCGATAAACTATTTAAATAGTAAGAATTATGACTGGGTGTGCGTTGGGAGTGATGAAGTGTGGAAGGTGCACGGTAGTTCAGTGTCGCCTTTTTCAACTCTGAGGGAAACATCTAGACCATTCCCGAATGTATATATGGCTGATGAACGGTTAAGTGCTAGAAAGATCTCTTACGCCGCATCCGCGAATGGCGCGATTTATTCAAAACTTTCGGATGTAAAATTGGAGTTCATAGAACGGGCATTGCGGCAGTTTGAGATGATTGGTGTTCGGGATCGGCATACGCTAGAGCAACTTCGTTTTGTTGGGATAAAGGATAATGTGCATCTTGTTCCGGATCCGACAATATTGCATGATTTCAACGTATACGGCGATGAATCCGTTCGACGGAAACTGCATAGTATGATGGGTAATGGAGGTAAGCGCAAAGTGGTGTCGATTTCGACTGCATCTAACGAACTAAACCGACAACTATACGAAAAATTTCATGGAATGGGGTGGGTTGTGGTCACAATGACCGCCAACCGTCACTGCGATTATGATTTAAGAACGATATTTTCCCCGCTTGAATGGGCCGTCGCTTTTAGGCTATTTGATCTTGTCATAACAAAGTCATTTCATGAACTTATCTTCGGATTGAAAGCAAAAGTCCCGGCTTATGTTATAGATGTTGGGCGGGTATATGTTGAGACTGAAAGTAAAACTAAGTTCTTGCTTGAACAGTTGGGGTTGGCTGAGCGGTACCGAAATCTGGGGACATCTAGTATGGAGGAAACTGTAAATAGTATTGATCCAGTTGGTTCCATGGATATGTCAAGAATAGCTGAAGGAATGGAGAATCTAGCTCTTGAGGGACGTAGGTTCATTGAGAAGTGGAGGAAAATGTTATGA
- a CDS encoding lipopolysaccharide biosynthesis protein — MKREGEFRSRILSGAFWSVIGKIAGNFLGLFSTFALVRLLTPVMLGQYYLSLSVATFIGTICQFGLGRTGLRFIAQYNAVGKELRSARILLDTLVVLLVIEIAFGVVYYFGLSKAVSEMFDEEVLHSFAFGIMVWGGLRGALGATALLFRGYGSFREGVLMDPTGIIKTTIFLLGIGLIWLYGNGVTYPRVLLLTILSLLVPLSISLYKLLKKVHPSAYRYPSQFMMVARVAWSVFLVGLIEFSFRQMDVWIIGYFLDSIEIAKYKTGVVLGDIVFPLMGLLTGVISPFIVESWRLGQKNKLRQLLGVAAFVYTMPCLVLFVVLILWGGEIVETVFGSDYRESASIAVVRSGFQFISSLAGFAVPFLVMIGKQSHVLIVYSIAIIPSAFVLVYGVNWAGIGGAVFAGGLSNSIILIVLSIWTGRLVGVRTFPAITRLSIKSVMKNRI; from the coding sequence ATGAAGCGGGAAGGTGAGTTCAGGTCTCGTATTCTATCTGGAGCATTCTGGAGCGTGATTGGAAAAATCGCAGGAAACTTTTTAGGCCTCTTTTCTACGTTTGCACTTGTGCGGCTGCTTACACCCGTAATGCTTGGCCAGTATTATTTATCACTTAGCGTAGCTACGTTCATTGGAACAATTTGTCAATTCGGATTGGGGAGGACCGGTCTGCGTTTTATTGCCCAATACAATGCTGTTGGGAAAGAATTACGTTCGGCCAGAATTTTGTTAGACACGCTTGTAGTGTTGCTTGTGATCGAAATCGCCTTTGGTGTTGTATACTACTTTGGCCTTTCTAAGGCAGTTTCCGAAATGTTTGATGAGGAGGTTCTTCATTCCTTTGCATTTGGGATAATGGTATGGGGGGGGCTTCGAGGGGCTCTTGGCGCTACCGCATTACTTTTTCGGGGATATGGTTCATTCAGGGAAGGCGTTCTCATGGATCCAACCGGGATAATTAAGACTACCATATTCCTACTTGGGATCGGATTAATTTGGTTATATGGCAATGGTGTTACATATCCTCGGGTGCTTTTATTAACCATCCTTTCATTGCTCGTCCCGCTGAGTATTTCATTATACAAGTTATTGAAAAAGGTTCATCCCTCGGCATACCGGTATCCATCGCAATTTATGATGGTAGCTCGTGTCGCGTGGAGTGTCTTTTTGGTTGGGCTAATTGAATTTTCTTTTCGACAAATGGATGTATGGATTATTGGATATTTTCTTGATTCTATTGAGATTGCTAAATATAAAACGGGAGTTGTACTTGGTGATATTGTTTTCCCGTTGATGGGATTGCTTACAGGTGTTATTTCACCGTTTATTGTGGAATCTTGGCGGCTAGGGCAGAAAAACAAATTGAGGCAGTTGTTAGGGGTGGCCGCATTTGTATATACAATGCCATGTCTAGTGCTTTTCGTTGTATTGATTCTTTGGGGGGGCGAAATTGTTGAGACTGTCTTTGGGTCAGACTATCGGGAATCAGCAAGTATAGCTGTTGTTAGATCAGGCTTTCAATTTATTTCGAGCCTAGCAGGTTTTGCAGTGCCTTTCTTGGTGATGATTGGGAAGCAGTCCCATGTGCTTATTGTGTATTCGATAGCTATAATTCCTTCGGCTTTTGTGCTAGTTTATGGTGTAAATTGGGCAGGAATTGGTGGTGCAGTTTTTGCTGGTGGATTGTCGAATAGTATTATATTGATCGTTCTGTCTATTTGGACTGGACGTTTGGTAGGGGTGCGTACTTTTCCTGCAATCACCCGGCTATCGATAAAGTCAGTGATGAAAAATAGAATATGA
- a CDS encoding O-antigen ligase family protein, with product MPKNSRIVLIDESKLLWLFGFSMGLVGVKVSGNNSLNLGNLLFVVILVLALSKLERIRFHIYPLALIAIFVFSLFISTAYSDYTDLALRGSVAYLGYALSFVVGLLLLKGATGIIAFFQGMSLSVVVVAVAAGLTALGIAPLGEVNSARNMFGFVMPFPKVVPLGLSNGYAVACYVVGIFYNLIDVMFRISRRRHALKIAFFIITLFGAFVLQSRNFIVSALAFAILLPAVLVLRGRGPLRFVSMLVVVAIAGVFTYVLTSERELIYGFIDVSKSNVEIRLMQWELALHLVNENLWTGIGPGAFAEIFVHPYMKYHQLAFHSGTFGYFVDLGVLGFFSYVLLLIYSTTRFWKSIWPASLTKVYAFVLLMPITLTLVQLATPAYGSKLIWFLMAYGCTVSRGEGACNRGARKYESASF from the coding sequence ATGCCGAAAAATAGTCGTATTGTATTAATAGATGAATCAAAGCTCCTATGGCTCTTTGGCTTCTCCATGGGGCTAGTCGGCGTTAAAGTTTCGGGAAATAACTCGCTGAATCTTGGCAATCTATTGTTTGTTGTGATTCTAGTGCTTGCTTTGTCTAAGCTTGAGCGGATTCGTTTCCATATTTACCCATTGGCGTTGATTGCGATTTTTGTGTTTTCGCTGTTTATTTCCACTGCGTATTCGGATTATACTGACCTCGCCTTGAGGGGCTCGGTGGCGTACTTGGGGTATGCGCTGTCCTTTGTCGTTGGGTTGCTGTTGTTGAAAGGGGCAACAGGAATAATTGCCTTCTTCCAAGGCATGAGCCTTTCGGTTGTCGTTGTAGCTGTTGCGGCTGGTCTAACCGCGTTGGGCATCGCTCCACTTGGTGAGGTGAATAGCGCGCGCAATATGTTCGGGTTTGTGATGCCATTTCCGAAGGTGGTTCCCCTTGGCTTGAGTAACGGATATGCGGTTGCTTGCTACGTTGTTGGAATATTTTATAATTTGATTGATGTGATGTTCCGAATTTCTCGTAGGAGGCATGCTCTAAAAATAGCATTTTTTATTATAACCTTATTCGGGGCGTTTGTTCTGCAGTCGAGAAATTTTATTGTCTCGGCACTTGCGTTTGCGATTCTACTGCCTGCGGTATTGGTATTGCGAGGGCGTGGGCCATTGCGCTTTGTGAGCATGCTGGTGGTTGTAGCTATTGCTGGGGTTTTTACATACGTGCTGACCTCTGAGCGGGAACTGATATATGGGTTTATCGATGTGTCGAAAAGTAACGTCGAAATTCGTTTAATGCAGTGGGAATTAGCTTTGCATCTTGTGAATGAGAATCTCTGGACAGGTATTGGGCCGGGTGCGTTCGCAGAAATCTTCGTTCATCCATATATGAAATATCACCAATTAGCATTTCATTCGGGGACATTTGGGTACTTTGTTGACCTCGGGGTTTTAGGTTTTTTTTCCTATGTTTTGTTGCTTATCTATTCTACGACCAGATTTTGGAAAAGTATATGGCCAGCGTCTTTGACTAAGGTATATGCCTTTGTTTTGTTAATGCCAATAACCCTCACTTTGGTGCAACTCGCAACGCCTGCGTATGGGAGCAAGCTCATATGGTTTTTGATGGCATATGGGTGCACCGTGTCTCGTGGCGAGGGGGCATGCAATCGGGGGGCACGTAAGTATGAGTCTGCTTCGTTTTAA